In a single window of the Sesamum indicum cultivar Zhongzhi No. 13 linkage group LG16, S_indicum_v1.0, whole genome shotgun sequence genome:
- the LOC105178732 gene encoding uncharacterized protein LOC105178732, whose amino-acid sequence MAENNSKELLQLETNSAGVPSCLESKLFLCKKDQPFSVPGAPLERPAMFPLPKSQVLGKVKDFLGVISESNKKLLQEAKDNPENYDIEVLSGKESEVIEMDLMLGVADLHTPEAVAAAESAIAGYQPTMPLSESSSGSENEDSSNDDDDDNNEDNISEQDNNAASDCVKFVSKNAKTDSSCETLKKRKPKKRTKIIELS is encoded by the exons ATGGCGGAAAACAACAGCAAGGAGCTGTTGCAGTTGGAGACCAACTCCGCCGGCGTCCCCTCGTGTTTAG AATCGAAGCTCTTCCTTTGCAAGAAAGACCAACCCTTTTCTGTGCCTGGAGCCCCGCTTGAGAGGCCCGCAATGTTTCCTCTTCCCAAGAGTCAAG TTCTGGGAAAAGTAAAGGACTTTTTAGGTGTTATATcagaatcaaacaaaaaactcCTGCAGGAAGCAAAG GACAATCCTGAGAATTATGACATTGAAGTGCTAAGTGGGAAAGAATCCGAAGTCATTGAAATG GATTTGATGCTGGGAGTTGCCGATCTTCATACCCCAGAGGCCGTTGCTGCTGCAGAGTCTGCAATAGCCGGTTATCAACCAACAATGCCATTGTCAGAAAGCAGCAGCGGGTCAGAAAATGAAGATAGCAgcaatgatgatgatgatgataacaATGAAGATAACATCAGTGAACAAGATAATAATGCTGCCTCAGATTGTGTGAAGTTTGTGTCCAAGAATGCTAAAACAGATTCTTCATGCGAGACATTGAAGAAACGGAAACCGAAAAAGCGAACCAAAATCATTGAGCTCTCTTAA